TTAAAGGTACCGATACACCGTCGACGGTCTTTGCATCTTTCATGTGCAGTGAACCTAATGGAACACGGCTTAATTTACCTGAAGGAGTCTGTGAGGGGTCTATGTTAATTGAATCACCATGTCTTTCATGACCTCCCATTACTTTAAATTCCACCTGCTCATCAACCTTTTTAGCCCACCTGCCGGTAAAATTACGTTCAGGATCATGCTTTGAATACCTGAAATATTCTTCATAGAATGAACTGGGCTTATTTTCATCTAAAAAGAAGAAAACATGGAATGAATTGCCGGTCCAGCTTATTGAAGGCTCAACATTTCCCATAATTTCTTCAAATTCTTTGTCTTCTTTTATAGCTTCAACAAATAATCGTGTTGCTTCCTGTGCCTCTTCTGCAGAAATCCCTTCCACCCGGTCTATATCAAAGAATATGCGTTCTATGTCTTTACCTGGACCTTCATTGTTGGTGGCGTAAAAGAAATCTGCAAGTTTTCTGGGTAGAAAATATTGCCAAACTTTGTTCTGGATGGGGTCAAGGTCTTTTTTTGCATCTTTCAATGATCTTTTTGATCTAAGCTTTAAAAAGTCAATATCCACAGCTTCAATAAGTTCATCCACGTATAATGGTTCTAATCTGGACCCTCTTTTAATTAAAAATCCTATTTTACCCCGGGACATCCATATTTTGCCTGCAATTTCTTTATCCTTTAAATATTTCTTCAATTTTGTAGCTGCAACTGCATAAATCAGCAGAACGTCAATTTCTCCAAAAGGAGTTATCAATTTGTCAATATTTTTTCTGGCAAAGTTTAAAAGCGTCGGCATTAAAATCAGCCCGAATGCTTTAAGTTACATAAACCTTTTAAAACGTTCCTTACTTACTTTACATATTGGGCATATTTCCGGAGGTTCTTCTCTTGCACATAAATAGCCACAGACAATGCACCTGAATACAGGAAACTCCAGAGAAAAAACTGTTCTTCCTACATGTTCTTTTTTTGCCTGTTCACGTTCGGGGGGTGAAGGTCTCCTTTCAGGAATGGACATTAATTCTTTTTTACCCTCCAGAATATCTCCAGATACATAGAGGCCGCAGTAGCATGTGCTGTATTCATTTAAATCAGGGTCTCTGTAATCACATGGACAGATTATGTCCAGGTCTTCTTCTTTATTTCCTGATGCAAGCCTGCAGGGGCAGGCCCCATAGCCGTACCGTTTGTCATTGAT
This portion of the Methanobacterium sp. genome encodes:
- a CDS encoding ferredoxin-thioredoxin reductase catalytic domain-containing protein, yielding MSIGNRELDKFYQKVKKDVEASGYHLNPDTEFTKELLNGILINDKRYGYGACPCRLASGNKEEDLDIICPCDYRDPDLNEYSTCYCGLYVSGDILEGKKELMSIPERRPSPPEREQAKKEHVGRTVFSLEFPVFRCIVCGYLCAREEPPEICPICKVSKERFKRFM